Part of the Phacochoerus africanus isolate WHEZ1 chromosome 8, ROS_Pafr_v1, whole genome shotgun sequence genome is shown below.
CCTGTGAGGGGGCTCCCGACTCCCCTTCTACTTTGGCTGTGGGATTAGGGCCCTGTGTGGGGGCTGACAAAGGGttgaaaggaggaggggaggcttTTGCAGAGCTGCACCGGGCTGAAGTGTCCCAGGCTGTCCACGCTCATCTCATTCTCCATGGAGCTGCCCTCCATGGCAGTTATGCCAGCGGCAGGGAACGGAGgagggggggggcgcgggggaggCGGCCATCCTTTCCGGGAGCTCAGGCttggctgttgctgctggtccCGGATCCACTTCTGGggtcctaaccctaaccctaaccttaaccctaaccctaaccctaatccaCATCTGGGGTCCTCCCTGTCCCCCGGCAGCTTCCGCAACTTCGACGTGGAGGAGTCCCATCAGTGCTCCCTGGACTGGCTCATGCTgggccccgcggccccgccccgccagGAGGCCTTCCGGCTCTGTGGCTCTGCCATCCCGCCCGCCTTCATCTCTGCTCGGGACCACGTCTGGATCTTCTTCCACTCGGATGCCTCCAGCTCCGGCCAGGCCCAGGGCTTCCGCCTCTCGTACATCCGAGGTGATGCCAGCTGATGCCAGCGGCTGGGCAGGCGGGGCACCTTAGTGCACGCTCATGGGCTTCTGGGGGGCCAGGGCGGCACCCTCCATCGGCCCACCCCCTCAGGGTCTCCCCCAGTGGACAGGTCAGTTGGGCCCAGGGTGACAGGGATAGGTTATGGGGCTGCCTCAGGGTGCCTTGGAGCCCCTGGGGGTCACTAACTCCACTTTATAGACTTGGCCAGAGTAGGAGGTTCCCTCCTTACCCCCGGCTCAGGTCAGAAATTGAGCCCAACCTGGCATCAAGGGGACTCTGCCCCTCAGGTGGCCATGGAAAGTTGGGGGCCCTTCTCCTGGGGTCCTACctctccctgggccctgcagagGCCCTGCAGGGATGGATGGGGGGGATGGCTTGCCCGCTGCTGGACCCAGGCCCCACTCTGGAGGGTGCCTCTGCACTCCCCTGACTGTCTCCACTGTGCACTTCACCCCCCAGGGAAGCTGGGCCAGGCATCATGCCAGGCTGACGAGTTCCGCTGTGACAATGGCAAGTGCCTGCCGGGCCCGTGGCAATGCAACACCGTGGATGAGTGTGGCGATGGCTCCGACGAGGGCAACTGCTCGGCGCCTGCCTCTGAGCCGCCGGGCAGCCTGTGCCCTGGGGGCACCTTCCCCTGCAGCGGGGCGCGCTCCACGCGCTGCCTGCCCGCTGAGCGGCGCTGCGATGGCACACAGGACTGCGGCGATGGCTCTGATGAGGCCGGCTGCCCTGACCTGGCCTGTGGTCGGCGGCTGGGCAGCTTCTACGGCTCCTTCGCCTCCCCAGACCTGTTCGGTGCAGCCCGCGGGCCCTCAGATCTGCACTGCACGTGGCTGGTGGACACACAGGACCCGAGGCgtgtgctgctgcagctggagctgCGGTTGGGTTACGATGACTACGTGCAGGTGTATGAGGGCCTGGGCGAGCGCGGGGACCGCCTGCTGCAGACACTCTCCTACCGCAGCAACCACCGACCCGTGAGCCTCGAGGCCGCCCAGGGCCGCCTCACCGTGGCCTATCATGCCCGCGCCCGCAGTGCTGGCCACGGCTTCAATGCCACCTACCAGGTGAAGGGCTATTGCCTCCCCTGGGAGCAGCCGTGCGGGAGCAGCCGAGAGGGGGACGCAGGGGACGCAGGCGAGCAGGGCTGCTTCTCGGAGCCGCAGCGCTGCGATGGCTGGTGGCACTGCGCCAGTGGCCGGGACGAGCAGGGTTGCCCCGCCTGCCCGCCTGACCAGTACCCCTGTGAGGGTGGCAGCGGCCTGTGCTACACACCCGCCGACCGCTGCAACAACCAGAAGAGCTGCCCCGATGGCGCTGACGAGAAGAACTGCTTCTCCTGCCAGCCGGGCACCTTCCATTGTGGCACCAACCTGTGCATCTTCGAGACGTGGCGCTGCGATGGCCAGGAGGACTGTCAGGATGGCAGCGATGAGCATGGCTGCCTGGCGGCTGTGCCCCGCAAAGTCATCACCGCCGCGCTCATCGGCAGCCTGGTCTGTGGTCTGCTGCTTGTCATCGCCCTGGGCTGCGCCTTCAAGCTCTATTCCCTGCGCACGCAGGAGTACAGGTGGGTGGCGGGGTCCCACTGCTGCCTGTGTCTGGGTGCGGCCAGAGCCCCCCTTTCTTCCTGACTCTGGATACCTGGACAGAGGCCCTGGGCTCACGCTTCCTGCAGCTGGGGGTTCCCCTAAACTGGGGCTCCAGCCGTCCATGCGGGGCTTCTCGGGATGTCTGGAGGGAAGAGGTCCAGCCGCAGTGCCCCCGGGGGAGGCAGGAAGTGCCAGGGTGCGGCAGCCGAGCCACGCCGCCCTTCTGCCCTTGCTCTCAGGGCCTTTGAGACCCAGATGACCCGCCTGGAGGCTGAGTTTGTGCGGCGGGAGGCACCCCCATCCTACGGTCAGCTCATCGCACAGGGCCTCATTCCACCAGTTGAGGACTTTCCCGTCTACAGCGCATCCCAGGTGAGCCAGAGGCCGTGAGACCCCCACCCGCCAGACCTCGGGGAACACCTGAGACAGGGAAGCCGAAGGGCGGGGTCAGACAGGGTGCAGCCAGGCTGGTCCAGGGGTCCAGGGAGGTGGGAGATGGGGACAAGGTGGTCTCTTGGGGGTTTCCGGTCCCTTGGGGGTCGTGCTGACCTCTGCCCCCTCAGCTGCCGCCCCACCCTCCAGGCCTCGGTGCTACAGAACCTTCGCACGGCCATGCGGAGACAGATGCGCCGGCACGCCTCCCGCCGCGGGCCCTCCCGCCGTCGCCTCGGCCGCCTCTGGAACCGGCTCTTTCACCGGCCTCGGGCGCCCCGCGGACAGATCCCGTTGCTGACGGCCGCACGCACCTCTCAGACGGTGCTGGGTGACGGGCTCCTCCAGCCTGCGCCAGGGGCTGCCTTGGACCCCCCGGCGCCCCTTACGGACACAGGCAGCCCAGGGGCAGCCGGGGAGGGGCCCCCCAGTGCCCCCATCCACGCCCCAGAGGTGGGACCTTCGGTGCCGCCTCCCTTGGGCCTGCGGGACCCGGAGTGCAGGCCAGTGGACAAGGACAGAAAGGCCAGCAGGGACCCTTTGGTGGACAATCCAGCCCCCGTGGACATGCCTCGGGAGCCCTGCTCGGCCCAGGACCCTCATCCTCCCGCCTCCACTGCCAGCAGCACCCTGGGCCCCCACCCACCCGAGCCACTGGGTGTCTGCAGGAGCCCCCCGCCACCCTGCTCCCCAACGTTGGAGGCCAGTGATGACGAGGCCCTGCTGGTCTGCTGACCCGCTGGACACGCTGGTGACCGCCACAGCCCCGCTTTGTAACCAGGGAATACACAGTCGTTTCTACCCTGCCTCCgtgtctttctttcttatggGGAAGCCCACCCAGAAGCCGAGCCGGCTTCCTGagtcagcacccccacccccgtgggtGTGGTGGGCActgtggggggcagtgggggtgacGAGCCCCTCTCTGGGGCCCCAGTGGATGCAGACACACTGGGGGGCTCACATCTACCTCCCCTGATTCCATTCTGGGGCTTCTTTTCCTGAGAAACTGGAGGACCAGGGCAGGGCCCCCTGGAACATTTTCTGTGGCTTCTTCCCTCATTCACCCTGCGGGGCACCAGAGCTGTCCCCGGACTGAATGGGGCTGTGGGTACGTTAGACCTGGTTCATGGTGGGTGATCTGGTGGTACGGAGctctcctccatcctcccagcAGGCCCTGGAGGAGCTGGGCTAGGCGGCTTCTGTCCCCAGTCTCATGCCTGTGGGGACAGTATGGGCCTGGCCAGGTTGATGCCCTTTGCCCTCTGGCTGAAGCGTCAATCTCCTGGGCAGTCCTGCAGGGCTGGGAAAGTGGGCACGGGGTAGAGGAGGCTTGGGGGGCTCTTGCAGGCCTTGAGGCCCCCCAGAAGTTGTTGCTCAGGGGACAGAGGCCAAGGCACCCATTGACAGCATcttgtctctgagcctcagtttccccacctgtgagCCAGGGTCGGGCTGTGGACTTTGAAGTCCTGACACTCACTCCGTGGGGatttatgggaagaaaagcagTTCCAGCAGGAATTCCAGGCTCTCCTGGATGGCTGAGCCTCCAGTTGGCACTGCCAGGCCTGGGGAGGTGTACACCCGTTGATTCCCAATCCTCCATGTCCTTCTCAGGCAGAGGTGGCTCCAGACCCCATGGTGCCAGCCCCAGAGAGGGAGTGCCTGGCTCTAGCAGCAGAGTCCCTGAATGCCAAGGGCCGCCTTCTGGGAGGGCCGGGCCCCATGCTCCAGCCAGCTCCACATGCGCCCCCTACCGAGCAGTGCCCACCAGGGATTCACCTGAGACAGTCCTGGTGCACCACCAGCCCTGTTTTATTCATAGATCTTTCCAGGAAAAGCTAGCGGGGCAGTGCTGACAGGGGACCAGTCCACATCGTCAGGGCTTCCTTACCTCTAAGAGATCTCCTttttccaggaaatttttttttttttttttttgcaaaaacacCTCCTCAATAAACAACATGTAAACAGAAAACAGCTGCTTCAGGCTCCACAAGTGTCTCATTGTGTCTTCAAGGGCTTGCCCAGGGCGGGCAGTGCGGAGGGCTGGCAGGGGCcgttctcctcctcctccggggAGCCCTGGGGGTAGACCACGAAACACAGCTCCTGGCCCCAGCGTGTCACTGACTCTgagaacagacagacagaccgacAGATGGACCCTGGGGTCGGGCCCTGTGGGGACCGGGGTCCTTGGGGGAGATGTTCCCTCTGTGCGTAGGACCCGGAGGCTTGGGCCACGCTGTGGGGAGACCCGACGTGGGGGCCGGGCCTGGCGTGGCCACCGCGGCTGCGGGATACCCCGCCCCCCCCAGGCCCCTGCCAGGCTCACCTGTGAGTCTGTGCACACACTTTGGTTTGCTTCTCCAGAACACTCCCAGGAAGAATATGGGCACCCCCGTGAGGACGATGACCATGCCCACCCCGCACACCGTGGGCTCCGAGATGAAGCTGAAGACCAGCAGGAACGCCCAGAAGACCAAGTATGTGACGGGGACCAGGAGGTTCACCTGGGGGACAGCGAGGGGCAGGGCTGATGGCACAGGACCCCCCCACAGCTCCcagctcccctgccccacccccctggggtgggggccctTTCCACCCtctcctgggagctgggggctgagggATCCCCTTCTGCCAGCAGCCAGCTGGACAGGTGGCCAGATTGTTGAGAGCTGATCCATTTCAGTGGCTCTCATCTCCGCACAGCGACTGTAGGTGGACTTGGCTGATGGTGagtggtttttttggtgtttcacATTTCAGAGAAGGCCCTGAGCACTTCTCCAGCTCAAGGATTTATATGCAActaggagtttttttgtttgtttgtttgttttaacgctgcatctgcggcacatggaagtcacagcagcaccagatctgagctgtgtctgcaacctctaTCAcggccatggccacaccagatctgagctgcatgtgtgacctacgtCGCAGCttgcgaggccagagatcgaacccgcatcctcacaaacattatgtcgggttcttaacccactgagccacaactggaactccgagGACCTTTGTTTGGGGTCTTCTGTTTTGTGTGGGCCCTTGGAATTCTGGGTGTCCACGAGCAAGTGTCTTAGCCTCATTTCCTGCCTGTGAAGTGGGCATATTCTCAGCACCCCCCTCATGGGGTTGCACTGAGAACTGAACACACAAGGGCACCCAGGGCCCTGAGCAGAGCGGGGCACACAGCAAAGGCTGCCCACGCCCCCATCACTGCCATCGCCGCCCATGATGCCCAAACGGGTGAAGGGGTGGTCCTGACTGCTGGCGGTGAGTGGGCTGGCTGGTCCTCCCCGGGCCTCACCTTGATGGGCCTGTGGAGCGCCGGCCGCCTCCAGCGCAGCACGAGCAGGCCCAGGATGGTGACGCCGTAGCAGAGGTAGTTGATGAAGGACACGTAGTTGATGAGCGTGTACGTGTCTCCCACAAGCATGATGACCGCCGTGGCCCCGCACTGGGAGAGGACCGGGCTGAGGACTGGCCTCCCACCTACTTCCCGCAGCTGCCCCAGGCCGGCCGGCCCGGGCCAGGAGGTGGGTGAGCGGGCCCTCCCACTCCTCCTATGGGCTGCCCCCCCAGGGGGGACCCCATCCCTGCATGACCCACATCGCTGGGTGGCCCTGGCCACCCCCGTCCTGCCAGCCTGGATCCCCCAACTTACGCAGACGAGGAGGGCGGGGATAGGGGTGCAGTGTCTGACGTGGATCATGGCCAGCAGGCTGGGAAGGTGCCCCTCTCGGGCTCCAGAGAAGCAcagtctgggggtggggacagaggtgggTGGGGGCCATGAGCCCACTCTGTGTCCCCGCCAGTCAGATCCTGACCTCAGCTCCAGACCTGATAACCCTCTTTTTAAGAAatgcttaatatttaaatttaattatttatttatttacttttacagccgcacctgcagcacatggaagttcccgggctaggggtcgaattggagctgcagctgccaacctacaccacagccacggcaatgctggatccttaatccaccgagcgaggccagggatcgaacccacatcctcatggatgctagtcaggctcttaacccatggagccacagcgggaactccctgatagtcCTCTTGAGATGTTACTTCTGACCTCCCACTCCAGGCTCCAGCAGCCCCACTGGGCAGTTCTCCCCCTCATCTAGGCCTGCCTCCCTCTTGCTTTCTGTTCATCAGAATGAGGATCAGACCTCTCTCACCAGGGAGTTCATCATTCCAGCTTTAGGGGGTTTGTCCCACCTCGCAGGATTCCCCTTCCTCTGAGCCCCGGCACTGCTCATGTGTACCAGGACACCTGCCCTGCCTCACCTTGCTCACCCTCTCCCCAGTCCAGTCACCTGGAGGAGGTGAACAGGTAGCCATTGATCCCTCCGAAAGTGGAAAGCGCCACAGAGACAGGCATGACCCAAGAAAAGTAGCCCAGCAGCTTCTCCCCGAAGGTCTGAGTGGGCACAGAAGAGAAGTGGTGCGTGAGACAGGGTGGGGCCACTTAGGGTCCGGGGGGGCCAAGCGGGACCCCACTCACCACGGCTACTGCATTAGAGGCCAGCAGCTCCTGGGGGGACATGGCAGTGAAGTAGGCGACATTGGTGAAGGTGTACACGAAGGTCACCAGTGGGATGGAGATGAAGATGGCACGAGGTaggttcctgggacaggggtgGAATGCATCAGCATTGGCCCTTGGGGACTGGGGGGACAGGGTGGCAGGGGACCCAGCCACAAGAGCAGCTttgaggcgttcctgtcgtgactcagtggttaacaaatccgactaagaaccatgaggttgtgggttcgatccctggcctcactcagtgggttaagggtctggcattgccgtgagctgtggtgtaggtcgcagatgcggctcggatctggcattgctgtggctgtggtatagatcagcagctatagctccgattagaccccttgcctgggaacctccatatgccatgggtgcagccctagaaaaaacaaaaacaaacaaaaaaaaggagctttGAGCTGCCATCTCTTGTGTGCACGGAGGaccccagggcagggagaggggcatCACTGCTGTCTGGCTGCCCCCTACTCTGTACCCCAGCCTGGGCAcaggaaggtgggaggaggggcagatgggggaggggcactcAGTCCCTGAGGATGGGGAGCAGGTCTAATGTCCGCACGTGGAAAGCACGTTGCAGACAGCCAGCCAAAATCAGCCTTGAACACCCTCCAAGTGCCCTTAGAGCTTGGTCCACAGACCAGGGCCCCCTGGGACTCCCATCAGCCCCGGCCCCAGCTGCAACCATTCAGGGTCTCGGCTGAGCATCAGACGGAGCCACTGGCTTCATCTATTGGGACCATATTGTGTGCACATGTATCATTTTTGGCCAAATGCAAATAGCTGGATCCATTTACAGCAGGACAATGATACTCAGCATTTCTGAGGCCCAGCAAGGGGCTGTGACCTTCCACAGCCATACAGAACAAGCGTCCTGGCTGCCTTTCCAGAGCCGTTCCTGGAGGGCAGCAGCGTGTGTAGTCAGGCAGATGACCAGACCAGCCACAGGTGACAGCTGCCTCTCCCACCCCGCGCCACACCACTTCCTGGGGCCTGGCCGGTGCCCCACCCACTTTCGAGGGTCCACCAGCTCCTCGGTGACGTAGTTGAGGAAGTTCCAGCCGCTGAAGGCAAAGGAGCCCTGGAGGAAGGCCAGGGCCAGGTGACCCACCGACGGCGTCATCCAGAAGTCAAAGGCATTGCTGGGCCTCAGCTCCTCGAAGTGTCCTAGAGGTCCAGAGGTCAAGGGTCAGTGTCACCTCCCAGGCCCGGGGCCCAGCCCCACTCCGACCCTACCTTGGAAGATCTGGACAAAGCCCAGGCCAATGATGAGCGAGAGGGCCAGCAGCTTCCCACCAGTGAACACGTCCTGGATGCGCGTGGCCCAGCGCACACTCGAGCTGTTCACCCACGTCAGGAGCactggggaggaggggcgggtGAGCGGGTTGCGGGGGGCACCTGAGGCTGAGCCTCTGACAGTGGGTGGGCACAGCCAAGTCCAGCCCGGGCTGCAGGATGGTGTCCCCTGCAGCAGCCGGAGCCAGAAGACAAACCCCTGAAGCCAACCTCACAGGAGCTGACAGCTGGAGGGaccagtccccccaccccaccaaagtTCCCTcacaggggcagggagcagggtaggccctggggacagaggcccAGCCTTGGCCCCACGGTGGCACTCACTCAGGCAGGCCATGGAGAGCGCACGGGAGGCGGCGGAGGGCGGGATGCAGTTGGGGAACACGGGCTGCAGTACGTAGTTGGAGAAGGTCATGGAGATGACGGCCAGGCTGGTGGGGTACATGATGAGAACAGCGCTCCAGAGCAGCAGGAAGCTGGAAAGAGCGAGGGCCAGAGTGGCGCAGGCCTCCCGGAGGGCGCGCTCCCTCCTGGCCAAGCCAGTCCAGGTGTGTGGAGCGGGGCTGCCCCCTGGGCCCTGGCACCCAGGGCTGGTGCGGCTGCCAGATGCCAGCTTCGGTCCAGGGAGGCAGGCCTGACTTGGTCAAGGTCTCTGCTCTAATTAGGAAGCGTTTCAGCAGAGACGCTGCTCAGCCCAGTTAAACAGCTAGGGGCTGCCcctgggcagctggggagggagaCTCgggaggcctgtgccacagccacagcaatactggatccaagccgtgtctatgacctatactgcagcttgcagcaatgctgaatccttaacccactgagcgaggccagggattgaacccgcatcctcatagagacaacctcaggtccttaatctgctgagccacaatgggaaccccccagCCACTTTCCTAATGGTCACTGAGTCCCCGGCCACAGGCTGTTCCGGAGCTGGGGTGGGAGGTCCTGGGACACCCAGTCATGGCTCCAGTTCTCTGCAGATGGCTGATGGTGGGCTCTGATCCC
Proteins encoded:
- the LRP3 gene encoding low-density lipoprotein receptor-related protein 3 isoform X1, yielding MEKRAAAGPEGAPGARAQLAVVCLVNIVLTGRLSSAVPALGEASTSQPPLLTAACSGKLEQHTERRGVIYSPAWPLNYPPGTNCSWYIQGDRGDMITISFRNFDVEESHQCSLDWLMLGPAAPPRQEAFRLCGSAIPPAFISARDHVWIFFHSDASSSGQAQGFRLSYIRGKLGQASCQADEFRCDNGKCLPGPWQCNTVDECGDGSDEGNCSAPASEPPGSLCPGGTFPCSGARSTRCLPAERRCDGTQDCGDGSDEAGCPDLACGRRLGSFYGSFASPDLFGAARGPSDLHCTWLVDTQDPRRVLLQLELRLGYDDYVQVYEGLGERGDRLLQTLSYRSNHRPVSLEAAQGRLTVAYHARARSAGHGFNATYQVKGYCLPWEQPCGSSREGDAGDAGEQGCFSEPQRCDGWWHCASGRDEQGCPACPPDQYPCEGGSGLCYTPADRCNNQKSCPDGADEKNCFSCQPGTFHCGTNLCIFETWRCDGQEDCQDGSDEHGCLAAVPRKVITAALIGSLVCGLLLVIALGCAFKLYSLRTQEYRAFETQMTRLEAEFVRREAPPSYGQLIAQGLIPPVEDFPVYSASQASVLQNLRTAMRRQMRRHASRRGPSRRRLGRLWNRLFHRPRAPRGQIPLLTAARTSQTVLGDGLLQPAPGAALDPPAPLTDTGSPGAAGEGPPSAPIHAPEVGPSVPPPLGLRDPECRPVDKDRKASRDPLVDNPAPVDMPREPCSAQDPHPPASTASSTLGPHPPEPLGVCRSPPPPCSPTLEASDDEALLVC
- the LRP3 gene encoding low-density lipoprotein receptor-related protein 3 isoform X3, translated to MEKRAAAGPEGAPGARAQLAVVCLVNIVLTGRLSSAVPALGEASTSQPPLLTAACSGKLEQHTERRGVIYSPAWPLNYPPGTNCSWYIQGDRGDMITISFRNFDVEESHQCSLDWLMLGPAAPPRQEAFRLCGSAIPPAFISARDHVWIFFHSDASSSGQAQGFRLSYIRGKLGQASCQADEFRCDNGKCLPGPWQCNTVDECGDGSDEGNCSAPASEPPGSLCPGGTFPCSGARSTRCLPAERRCDGTQDCGDGSDEAGCPDLACGRRLGSFYGSFASPDLFGAARGPSDLHCTWLVDTQDPRRVLLQLELRLGYDDYVQVYEGLGERGDRLLQTLSYRSNHRPVSLEAAQGRLTVAYHARARSAGHGFNATYQVKGYCLPWEQPCGSSREGDAGDAGEQGCFSEPQRCDGWWHCASGRDEQGCPACPPDQYPCEGGSGLCYTPADRCNNQKSCPDGADEKNCFSCQPGTFHCGTNLCIFETWRCDGQEDCQDGSDEHGCLAAVPRKVITAALIGSLVCGLLLVIALGCAFKLYSLRTQEYRAFETQMTRLEAEFVRREAPPSYGQLIAQGLIPPVEDFPVYSASQLPPHPPGLGATEPSHGHAETDAPARLPPRALPPSPRPPLEPALSPASGAPRTDPVADGRTHLSDGAG
- the SLC7A10 gene encoding asc-type amino acid transporter 1, with the protein product MLRGRRAPTAGPTDGPAAGRTDRAVLGAGTRRNSDMAGHTQQPSGRGNPGPAPSPSPGPGPGPGASERVALKKEIGLVSACTIIIGNIIGSGIFISPKGVLEHSGSVGLALFVWVLGGGITALGSLCYAELGVAIPKSGGDYAYVTEIFGGLAGFLLLWSAVLIMYPTSLAVISMTFSNYVLQPVFPNCIPPSAASRALSMACLMLLTWVNSSSVRWATRIQDVFTGGKLLALSLIIGLGFVQIFQGHFEELRPSNAFDFWMTPSVGHLALAFLQGSFAFSGWNFLNYVTEELVDPRKNLPRAIFISIPLVTFVYTFTNVAYFTAMSPQELLASNAVAVTFGEKLLGYFSWVMPVSVALSTFGGINGYLFTSSRLCFSGAREGHLPSLLAMIHVRHCTPIPALLVCCGATAVIMLVGDTYTLINYVSFINYLCYGVTILGLLVLRWRRPALHRPIKVNLLVPVTYLVFWAFLLVFSFISEPTVCGVGMVIVLTGVPIFFLGVFWRSKPKCVHRLTESVTRWGQELCFVVYPQGSPEEEENGPCQPSALPALGKPLKTQ
- the LRP3 gene encoding low-density lipoprotein receptor-related protein 3 isoform X2; this translates as MEKRAAAGPEGAPGARAQLAVVCLVNIVLTGRLSSAVPALAACSGKLEQHTERRGVIYSPAWPLNYPPGTNCSWYIQGDRGDMITISFRNFDVEESHQCSLDWLMLGPAAPPRQEAFRLCGSAIPPAFISARDHVWIFFHSDASSSGQAQGFRLSYIRGKLGQASCQADEFRCDNGKCLPGPWQCNTVDECGDGSDEGNCSAPASEPPGSLCPGGTFPCSGARSTRCLPAERRCDGTQDCGDGSDEAGCPDLACGRRLGSFYGSFASPDLFGAARGPSDLHCTWLVDTQDPRRVLLQLELRLGYDDYVQVYEGLGERGDRLLQTLSYRSNHRPVSLEAAQGRLTVAYHARARSAGHGFNATYQVKGYCLPWEQPCGSSREGDAGDAGEQGCFSEPQRCDGWWHCASGRDEQGCPACPPDQYPCEGGSGLCYTPADRCNNQKSCPDGADEKNCFSCQPGTFHCGTNLCIFETWRCDGQEDCQDGSDEHGCLAAVPRKVITAALIGSLVCGLLLVIALGCAFKLYSLRTQEYRAFETQMTRLEAEFVRREAPPSYGQLIAQGLIPPVEDFPVYSASQASVLQNLRTAMRRQMRRHASRRGPSRRRLGRLWNRLFHRPRAPRGQIPLLTAARTSQTVLGDGLLQPAPGAALDPPAPLTDTGSPGAAGEGPPSAPIHAPEVGPSVPPPLGLRDPECRPVDKDRKASRDPLVDNPAPVDMPREPCSAQDPHPPASTASSTLGPHPPEPLGVCRSPPPPCSPTLEASDDEALLVC
- the LRP3 gene encoding low-density lipoprotein receptor-related protein 3 isoform X4 gives rise to the protein MITISFRNFDVEESHQCSLDWLMLGPAAPPRQEAFRLCGSAIPPAFISARDHVWIFFHSDASSSGQAQGFRLSYIRGKLGQASCQADEFRCDNGKCLPGPWQCNTVDECGDGSDEGNCSAPASEPPGSLCPGGTFPCSGARSTRCLPAERRCDGTQDCGDGSDEAGCPDLACGRRLGSFYGSFASPDLFGAARGPSDLHCTWLVDTQDPRRVLLQLELRLGYDDYVQVYEGLGERGDRLLQTLSYRSNHRPVSLEAAQGRLTVAYHARARSAGHGFNATYQVKGYCLPWEQPCGSSREGDAGDAGEQGCFSEPQRCDGWWHCASGRDEQGCPACPPDQYPCEGGSGLCYTPADRCNNQKSCPDGADEKNCFSCQPGTFHCGTNLCIFETWRCDGQEDCQDGSDEHGCLAAVPRKVITAALIGSLVCGLLLVIALGCAFKLYSLRTQEYRAFETQMTRLEAEFVRREAPPSYGQLIAQGLIPPVEDFPVYSASQASVLQNLRTAMRRQMRRHASRRGPSRRRLGRLWNRLFHRPRAPRGQIPLLTAARTSQTVLGDGLLQPAPGAALDPPAPLTDTGSPGAAGEGPPSAPIHAPEVGPSVPPPLGLRDPECRPVDKDRKASRDPLVDNPAPVDMPREPCSAQDPHPPASTASSTLGPHPPEPLGVCRSPPPPCSPTLEASDDEALLVC